In Patescibacteria group bacterium, the following are encoded in one genomic region:
- a CDS encoding ABC transporter substrate-binding protein, giving the protein MNKQNNWLVGSLVAIVLIVAVVLWSNSINTGQSTSEGTIKIGAIYALTGPAAQFGQMSIQGVKDAVAYFTETTGKKVELIAEDSMGDPKTGTIAATKLFTVDKIKIAVVGMSGVSAAISPIAEKEKSLLISDAALLGLTKDKHYTLQNFMPSLSDIAKQVNNNTAWKKVSVVYINDEFGNLWGKNIKNNLNTDKTVQDVSFEKTTADYRTGALKIKQFNPDVMVVVGYGSALNQVFADLTVNQITTPIISYLACTLPGVLTDKKFSLEGQYSYEYPPISNKTINDWIIKNGRSVNTFYIGAFENTLLALTAARKTGSNPDNMISYLKRNTTPGLWGDVKFDNTGMVNRDLVLTKIANGVCVPVIK; this is encoded by the coding sequence ATGAATAAACAAAATAACTGGTTAGTTGGATCTTTAGTGGCAATAGTCCTGATTGTAGCGGTTGTCTTGTGGTCTAACAGTATAAATACTGGCCAATCGACATCGGAGGGAACAATTAAGATCGGCGCTATTTATGCCCTCACCGGTCCAGCAGCTCAGTTCGGCCAAATGTCGATTCAGGGAGTCAAAGATGCTGTTGCTTATTTCACAGAAACCACTGGTAAAAAAGTGGAATTAATAGCTGAAGATAGTATGGGCGACCCCAAAACAGGAACTATTGCAGCAACTAAACTTTTTACAGTAGATAAAATTAAAATAGCTGTAGTTGGCATGAGCGGTGTTTCAGCCGCAATATCTCCTATCGCTGAGAAAGAAAAGAGTTTACTGATCTCTGACGCAGCTTTATTGGGCCTGACTAAAGACAAACATTATACTTTGCAAAACTTTATGCCATCGTTATCAGACATCGCCAAACAAGTTAATAACAATACCGCGTGGAAAAAAGTATCAGTGGTTTATATTAACGATGAGTTCGGTAATCTGTGGGGAAAAAATATCAAGAATAATCTGAATACAGATAAAACTGTTCAAGATGTTTCTTTCGAAAAAACCACTGCCGATTATCGCACCGGGGCCTTAAAGATTAAACAATTTAATCCGGATGTGATGGTGGTAGTGGGCTATGGATCTGCCCTTAACCAAGTATTCGCTGATCTTACTGTTAATCAGATTACTACACCGATAATATCATACCTAGCCTGTACATTACCGGGCGTTCTTACCGATAAGAAATTTTCTTTAGAGGGACAATATAGTTACGAATATCCTCCGATCAGCAATAAAACCATCAACGATTGGATTATTAAAAATGGTCGGAGCGTGAATACCTTCTACATCGGTGCTTTTGAGAATACTTTACTAGCCTTAACTGCTGCTCGAAAAACAGGCAGTAATCCGGATAATATGATTAGTTATCTCAAACGCAACACGACTCCTGGGCTTTGGGGAGATGTAAAATTTGATAATACAGGGATGGTTAACAGAGATCTTGTGCTGACAAAAATTGCCAATGGCGTTTGTGTGCCAGTTATCAAGTAA